CAGTCGCTACAGCGTTCATAAAACTGAAAAGTAGTACATGGAAGAAGTCCGATGGCACCGTTCAAAAGCCGGATAACTTCTGCTATACTTACCTCATGAGGGGGACGAGCCAAATAATAGCCTCCTTTACGTCCTTTTTTGCTCCCTAATATTCCGTGATTTTTCATATCTAACAAAATTGCTTCCAGAAATTTTCTGGGAAGTTTTTGATTTTTAGATATATCGCTGATTAAAACCGGGCCTTCGTTGTAGTGCTTAGC
The Bacteroidia bacterium DNA segment above includes these coding regions:
- a CDS encoding Rrf2 family transcriptional regulator → MLSKRAKYGISSLVYLAKHYNEGPVLISDISKNQKLPRKFLEAILLDMKNHGILGSKKGRKGGYYLARPPHEVSIAEVIRLLNGAIGLLPCTTFQFYERCSDCNDEKTCGIRDVFIDVRNSSVQLLKENSLQSILDREDNLTKAIQQSE